TCAATGGTCTCGGCATGACCCTTACCTTCTTCATTCTCGCATCCGTGACGGTGCTCAAATTCCACGAGGGAGGATGGATCACGCTGCTGCTTACCGGGGCTTTGGTCGTCATCGCCCTGCTCACGCAGCGCCACTACCGGAATACCTTCAAGATGCTCCACAGGCTCGACGAGCTCGTGAAGGTGGCCGAGGCCTCCTGCCCCATCAACCCGGAGAAAGCCCCCACCGAACAGGAGCAGAAGGTGAAATATGATCCCCAGGACAAGACGGCCATCCTGCTCGTGAACGGGTTCAACGGCCTGGGCCTCCATACCCTGTTCAGCATCATCCGTCTGTTCGGGGGGACCTTCAAGAACTTCGTGTTCATCCAGGTCGGCGTCGTGGACGCGGGCAACTTCAAGGGAACCGATGAAATGACCCATATGAAGGCCACGGTGAAGAAGGAGCTGGACCGCTACGTGCACTATATGCGGTGCCACGGTTATTACGCCGCCGGCTATTATTCCT
This region of Nitrospirota bacterium genomic DNA includes:
- a CDS encoding amino acid transporter — encoded protein: NGLGMTLTFFILASVTVLKFHEGGWITLLLTGALVVIALLTQRHYRNTFKMLHRLDELVKVAEASCPINPEKAPTEQEQKVKYDPQDKTAILLVNGFNGLGLHTLFSIIRLFGGTFKNFVFIQVGVVDAGNFKGTDEMTHMKATVKKELDRYVHYMRCHGYYAAGYYSFGNDVVDEIARLVPEILERFPNAILFGGQLVFPKTGFLSGVFHNYTIFSVQRRFYSQGLPVVVLPIRV